TTCGACCCGAGTATGGGACCATTTCTTTTTGAAAATCTTGTCATACCGGTTGGTTTACTGGTGCCAATTGGTTCTGTTTTTCTTGCTTTATTGGTTGGATATGGGTTGTTAGAATTTATAGGAGTTGTTTTGCAGCCTGTAATGCGACCGATTTGGAAAACGCCCGGACGGTCTGCCATTGATGCTGTGGCCTCATTTGTGGGCAGTTACTCGATTGGTTTATTAATTACAAACCGAGTTTTCAAAGAAGGAAAATACACGATAAAGGAAGCGACAATTATTGCAACCGGTTTTTCCACCGTTTCAGCAACATTTATGATTGTTGTGGCAAAAACACTTGGTTTAATGGAAATTTGGAACACTTATTTCTGGGTGACCTTATTCGTAACCTTTCTTGTAACCGCTATCACTGTTAGGATCTGGCCGTTAAGTAAAGAGAGTGATCAATATATCAATAACCGGGAAGGCCGTCCTGAGAACATCATTGAAAAGAATCGTCTAAAAGCTGCCTGGTTTCAAGCTATGAAAGCAGCAGAATGTTCTCCATCGCTTCTAAAAAACGTTTGGCTTAATTTAAAGGATGGATTGATTATGACAATGGCTATTTTACCATCCATTCTGTCGGTTGGGCTGCTTGGATTAGTACTTGCTGAATACACTCCTATGTTTGATATCTTGGGTTACATTTTTTATCCATTTACTTGGATGATGCAGGTTCCTGATCCATTGCTTGCAGCTAAGGCATCGGCAGTCTCCATTGCCGAAATGTTTCTCCCGGCTCTTCTGGTTACAGAAGCACCAATGATTACAAAATTTGTAATTGGTACGTTGTCAGTTTCAGCTATTTTGTTTTTCTCAGCGTTAATACCATGTATTTTATCTACGGATATCCCAATAAGTATTCCGAAATTAATTGTGATTTGGATTGAACGTGTGGTATTAACGATTATAATCACAACTCCTCTGGCTTATTTATTACTTTAAAGCTAAAGTTGCGACCAAAAATGAAATCAGGGAAACGATAAAAGGGGTAATAGTATGAACGCAGTAAGTGTCAAAAGTACGGCTGAACAGACAGATCTACTATCAGCAACACAGCATGAAATAAAACATGCTTTATCAAAGCTTGGTTATAAAGAAGAAGTATATGAACTGCTTAAAGAACCTGTTCGCACATTGACCGTTCGGATACCGATAAGAATGGACGATGGCAGTGTCCAAGTTTTTACCGGATATCGTTCTCAGCATAATGACGCAGTTGGTCCAACGAAAGGCGGTGTTCGATTCCATCCCTCTGTAACGGAAAATGAAGTAAAAGCTTTATCAATTTGGATGAGTTTAAAGTGCGGCATTGTCGATGTGCCTTTTGGCGGAGGTAAAGGTGGAATAGTTTGTGATCCTAGGGCGATGTCTTTTTTAGAAACGGAGCGGTTAAGTAGAGGGTACGTGCGGGCAATAAGTCAAATCGTAGGACCGACAAAAGATATTCCAGCCCCTGATGTATTTACGAATTCGCAGATTATGGCTTGGATGACGGATGAATACAGCCGGATTCGTGAATTTGACTCACCTGGTTTTATTACCGGAAAACCAATTGTTCTTGGTGGTTCAAATGGCCGTGAAACGGCGACAGCCATGGGAGTAGCCATTTGCGTTGAAGAAGCAGCGAAGAAAAAAAAGCTTGACTTAGATGGTGCAAGGGTGATTATTCAAGGATTTGGTAACGCAGGAGGCTTTTTAGCGCAAATTCTTAACGAACGAGGCGCCCTAATTGTGGGAATATCTGACGCAGATGGCGCATTATATGATAAAGACGGGCTGGATATTGACTATTTACTCGAACGGCGTGATTCTTTCGGAACAGTAACCAATTTATTTTCGAACACAATTACAAATGAAGAACTGCTCGAATGTGAATGTGATATTTTAGTGCCGGCAGCTATTTCAAATCAAATCACCGAAAAGAATGCATCAAACATTAAAGCTGAAATTGTCGTTGAAGCCGCCAATGGTCCGACAACATTAGAAGCTACGAAAATTTTAACAAAACGAGATGTGCTGCTTGTCCCAGATATCCTGGCTAGCTCCGGGGGTGTCACTGTTTCCTATTTTGAATGGGTGCAAAATAATTTAGGGTACTACTGGTCTGAGGAGGAAGTATTAGAAAAACTGAAAAAGAAAATCGTTACTGCTTTTCATAATGTCATTGATACAGCAAAACTTCATCATGTGGATAATCGTCTAGCCGCTTATATCGTTGGTATCCGAAAAATGGCGGAAGCTTCAACATTTCGCGGATGGGTGTAAAAAAGGGGGAAAAAGAGATGAGCAGCTATCGAACAGTCCAAAGTGAATACCAAGGAAAAGTAGAAAAAGTTTTCGTTAATCGAGGAGGATTCGTTCATGAATGGGAACCTCTTTTTTCTATTAAAACTGCTCACGGTTCAGTCAAAAAGGTAGAAATAAGCAGCTGCGGAATAGTTGAAAAAGTGAACGTACGTACCGGAGACATCGTAGTAGCGGATATGACATTAGCTATACTAAAAGAAGATCAATTACCTAGCGGCAGTGATTAACGCACGGAATATCCAGGTATTAAACCACAAAAAAATGTATTGACATGGTTTTGAAAAAACGCTTACAATTACTATTAGTTAAAAGCTGTTAGTTATTAGTTATTAGATTTGTCTGAAGTTATCAGACCGAGATGGAAAAGAGTGTTAATAATGTCCTTAAGTAAGGATTCTCGTATTGGGAGAAGTGCTATTCTCCTAGTGCTCAGCGATGACAAGAGCGAAGAATTAGAAAAGATAAAGCAATTAGATTGGAAATGCTGTACAGGAAAAGTTGGCTCGATGGAAGCTCATAAAGTGGTAGCAGCTATCGAGACAGCAGCGAAGAAGAATGAAATTGTAGAAACCGGTCTTTATCGTGAAAGTCATGCATTGTACCATGCCATTATCGAATCACTGCATGGTGTAACCCGAGGGCAGGTTCAATTAGGATCAATGCTGCGTACAGTGGGACTAAGCTTTGCCATTGTCCGGGGTACACCCTATGAAAATAAGAACGAAGGAGAATGGATTGCTGTTTCCTTATATGGCACGATCGGTGCACCAGTAAAAGGGGCCGAGCATGAAACAATTGGATTAGGTGTTAATCACATTTAAATAAACTGCCCACAGTTATTAGTAGAGTTTAGGGGGCTATATCATTGCAACCGTTAACGTTGCATTGATATAGCCCCCTTTTTATTGGCACTTTAACCAAGTAAAGAAACTAGAGGAGTGAGAAACATGGTGACATTAACAGGGCATTCACTTAATTTTACTGAAATGAAACAAGTATTGTTTGAGGGGGAGAAAGTTAAAGCTGCAAAGGAAAGCATAGAGGATGTGAAAAAGAGTCGTGAAGCTGTAGAATCTATCGTGGAGAATCAAGAAATTATTTATGGTATTACGACTGGTTTTGGAAAATTCAGCGATGTGCTAATTCAAAAGGGGGATGTGGAAGTACTCCAAAAAAACTTGATTCATTCGCATGCGTGCGGAGTTGGTGAAGCTTTTCCAGAAACCGTTTCACGAGCCATGCTAGTGTTAAGGGCTAATGCCCTCCTGAAAGGGTATTCTGGTGTGCGTCCGCTTATTATTGATCGTCTGCTAGAGCTTGTAAACAAACAAATTCACCCAGTCATTCCTCAGCAAGGGTCTCTTGGGGCAAGCGGAGACTTGGCGCCATTGTCTCATTTAGCCTTAGTCCTTCTCGGGGAAGGAGAAGTGTTTTATAAAGAGGAGAAAGTACCTGCCATACATGCTTTAACACAGGAGAAAATTAAGCCTATTACTTTAACAGCTAAAGAGGGTTTGGCACTTATTAACGGTACACAGGCGATGACAGCAATGGGAATTATTTCCTATTTAGAAGCAGAAAACCTTGCCTATCAATCAGAAATTATTGCTGCAACCACAATAGAAGGGTTGTGCGGTATAATGGATGCGTTTGATGAAGAAATTCATATGGCACGCGGCTACCAAGAACAAGTAGAGGTAGCAGAACGAATTCGAAAATACTTGAAAGACAGCCAATTAACAACAAAACAAGGAGAGTTGCGTGTCCAAGATGCATATTCTCTCCGTTGCATCCCGCAAGTGCACGGGGCGACATGGCAAACGCTTCATTATGTTAAAGAAAAGCTTAAAATTGAAATGAACGCAGCGACAGATAACCCGCTTATCTTTAATAATGGAGAGAAAGTAATTTCCGGTGGGAACTTTCATGGCCAGCCCATTGCATTAGCAATGGATTTCATGGGAATTGCCATGGCGGAGCTGGCTAACATTTCCGAGCGCCGAATTGAACGGCTTGTTAATCCTCAGCTGAATGATTTGCCTCCGTTTTTAAGCCCGGAACCAGGATTGCAATCTGGTGCCATGATTATGCAGTACGTGGCAGCATCACTTGTTTCAGAAAATAAGACACTGACTCATCCGGCAAGTGTTGACTCCATTCCTTCTTCTGCAAATCAAGAAGATCATGTCAGCATGGGAACAATCGCTTCGAGGCATACAGCAAAGGTAATTGAAAATGCATCCCGAGTGTTAGCGATTGAAGCAATCTGCAGTATGCAGGCAGCTGAGTATCGCGGAAAGAACAAAATGGCACCTATGACAAGAGCATTTTTGGAAGCAGGCCGGACAATTGTTCCGTTTATTGAATCTGACCGGATGTTTTATAAAGATATAGAAGCTATGTACAGATGGATAAAAAAAATTCCAATAACATCTGTTGGAATGGAAAATGAAACGGTGCATTCTTAAATTTCACAGGTGAAAGGAGAGGGTTATTTGTTTAATGCAGTAGTGATATCTGTTTTAGTTATGGTGATTTTAAGTTTGTTGCGGCTAAACGTTGTGTTAGCGATACTGTTTGCAGCCCTTTCAGCAGGGGCTGCTGCTGGGTTATCATTTTCGGAAACGATTGAAATGCTCGTTTCTGGAATGGGTGGACAGGCTAACACCGCCTTAAGCTACATTTTACTTGGAGCATTTGCTGTTATGATCGGTTACTCTGGAATAACAGGATTTCTCGTTAAACA
This DNA window, taken from Alteribacillus bidgolensis, encodes the following:
- a CDS encoding YjiH family protein, whose amino-acid sequence is MENHQKKSPAEYQEQQWTSNLLKFIVFSLIGIFTFFIPIKVNGTTSIALDHFVTYIQTTFTAFVPYYVLLVIISGAVYPFINHSWNKDLANIILSIFKIFGAVVAVMLVFQFGPHWLFDPSMGPFLFENLVIPVGLLVPIGSVFLALLVGYGLLEFIGVVLQPVMRPIWKTPGRSAIDAVASFVGSYSIGLLITNRVFKEGKYTIKEATIIATGFSTVSATFMIVVAKTLGLMEIWNTYFWVTLFVTFLVTAITVRIWPLSKESDQYINNREGRPENIIEKNRLKAAWFQAMKAAECSPSLLKNVWLNLKDGLIMTMAILPSILSVGLLGLVLAEYTPMFDILGYIFYPFTWMMQVPDPLLAAKASAVSIAEMFLPALLVTEAPMITKFVIGTLSVSAILFFSALIPCILSTDIPISIPKLIVIWIERVVLTIIITTPLAYLLL
- a CDS encoding Glu/Leu/Phe/Val family dehydrogenase, translated to MNAVSVKSTAEQTDLLSATQHEIKHALSKLGYKEEVYELLKEPVRTLTVRIPIRMDDGSVQVFTGYRSQHNDAVGPTKGGVRFHPSVTENEVKALSIWMSLKCGIVDVPFGGGKGGIVCDPRAMSFLETERLSRGYVRAISQIVGPTKDIPAPDVFTNSQIMAWMTDEYSRIREFDSPGFITGKPIVLGGSNGRETATAMGVAICVEEAAKKKKLDLDGARVIIQGFGNAGGFLAQILNERGALIVGISDADGALYDKDGLDIDYLLERRDSFGTVTNLFSNTITNEELLECECDILVPAAISNQITEKNASNIKAEIVVEAANGPTTLEATKILTKRDVLLVPDILASSGGVTVSYFEWVQNNLGYYWSEEEVLEKLKKKIVTAFHNVIDTAKLHHVDNRLAAYIVGIRKMAEASTFRGWV
- the hutP gene encoding hut operon transcriptional regulator HutP produces the protein MSLSKDSRIGRSAILLVLSDDKSEELEKIKQLDWKCCTGKVGSMEAHKVVAAIETAAKKNEIVETGLYRESHALYHAIIESLHGVTRGQVQLGSMLRTVGLSFAIVRGTPYENKNEGEWIAVSLYGTIGAPVKGAEHETIGLGVNHI
- the hutH gene encoding histidine ammonia-lyase; the protein is MVTLTGHSLNFTEMKQVLFEGEKVKAAKESIEDVKKSREAVESIVENQEIIYGITTGFGKFSDVLIQKGDVEVLQKNLIHSHACGVGEAFPETVSRAMLVLRANALLKGYSGVRPLIIDRLLELVNKQIHPVIPQQGSLGASGDLAPLSHLALVLLGEGEVFYKEEKVPAIHALTQEKIKPITLTAKEGLALINGTQAMTAMGIISYLEAENLAYQSEIIAATTIEGLCGIMDAFDEEIHMARGYQEQVEVAERIRKYLKDSQLTTKQGELRVQDAYSLRCIPQVHGATWQTLHYVKEKLKIEMNAATDNPLIFNNGEKVISGGNFHGQPIALAMDFMGIAMAELANISERRIERLVNPQLNDLPPFLSPEPGLQSGAMIMQYVAASLVSENKTLTHPASVDSIPSSANQEDHVSMGTIASRHTAKVIENASRVLAIEAICSMQAAEYRGKNKMAPMTRAFLEAGRTIVPFIESDRMFYKDIEAMYRWIKKIPITSVGMENETVHS